From the genome of Coleofasciculaceae cyanobacterium, one region includes:
- a CDS encoding glycosyltransferase, translated as MNSLVSVIIPCYNSERWISEAIDSILAQTYPNIEIIVVDDGSTDSSLEIIKSYGDRLKWVTGTNQGGNVARNRGFQLSKGKYIQWLDADDYLLPEKIAHQIEFLATNNCDVVYGDWQHQYHQEDGSNSLGNIKLSGQHLDTLEALLSGWWASPAAYLIKRKIVIEINGWDETLKAGQDRDFWIRVAIALAKFVYQPGCYSIYRRYGNVTVSTKNCQQWCDSHAQILENARASLKAKNNLQNKYKKALAKSHFALARNYFDRDRNLYQYHLNLAKELNPDFRPSESGLYNLYAKFLGFTLADYLASWKRKVKTVATFNS; from the coding sequence TTCTTTAGTTTCTGTTATAATTCCTTGTTATAATTCTGAACGCTGGATTAGCGAAGCGATCGACAGTATTTTAGCTCAAACTTATCCAAATATTGAAATAATTGTTGTCGATGATGGTTCGACAGATTCTAGTTTAGAAATTATCAAAAGTTATGGCGATCGCCTTAAATGGGTAACGGGAACAAACCAGGGTGGTAATGTCGCTCGCAATCGTGGTTTTCAATTAAGCAAAGGCAAATATATTCAGTGGTTAGATGCCGACGATTATTTATTACCAGAAAAAATTGCTCATCAAATCGAATTTTTAGCAACAAATAATTGTGATGTGGTTTATGGAGATTGGCAACATCAATACCATCAAGAAGATGGTAGTAATTCTTTGGGTAATATTAAACTAAGTGGCCAACATTTGGATACTTTAGAAGCTCTTTTGTCGGGCTGGTGGGCATCTCCAGCAGCATATTTAATTAAGCGAAAAATAGTAATAGAAATTAATGGATGGGATGAGACTTTAAAAGCAGGACAAGATCGAGATTTTTGGATTAGAGTCGCGATCGCTCTTGCTAAATTTGTTTATCAACCTGGCTGCTATTCAATATATCGCCGTTATGGAAACGTGACAGTTTCTACTAAAAATTGTCAGCAATGGTGTGATAGTCACGCTCAGATTTTAGAAAACGCTAGAGCTAGTTTAAAAGCTAAAAATAATTTACAAAATAAATATAAAAAAGCTTTGGCAAAATCACATTTTGCTTTAGCTAGAAACTACTTCGATCGCGATCGCAACTTGTATCAATATCACTTGAATTTAGCTAAAGAGCTAAACCCAGATTTTCGACCCAGTGAAAGCGGTTTATATAACCTGTATGCTAAATTTTTGGGTTTTACCCTAGCAGATTATCTGGCTAGCTGGAAACGCAAAGTTAAGACCGTTGCTACTTTTAATTCATAA
- a CDS encoding glycosyltransferase, translated as MLLLIHKCDLETKIIMKSDRKILYLQYTNPTAYPPLEHSSHILARHDWQVLFLGIGAQGEANNLLFATHPNIKLRLISSCPPGWQQKLHYIQFCLWVLAWCIYWRPKVIYASDLFSCPIALTATFIPGIEVIYHEHDTNAGQEDSLFMDLCFKARKWLTNQAKASILPNRQRLEYFIRETAVKSPTFCVWNCPTQEEVTPPRSSALSPDGKLKLLYHGSINSSRLPLSILEAMASLGDRVELGIIGYETIGNDSYIQQLRAKAQQLGIIERVEFLGAMPRQEVLKRSQQYDLGLAFMPNNSDDVNLQHMIGASNKVFDYLSCGLALLVSDLADWHSAYVNPGYGLACDPDDVDSIAAALSWYLEHPTQMREMGELGRQRIAQEWNYEKQFEPVLELMSSY; from the coding sequence TTGCTACTTTTAATTCATAAGTGCGATCTAGAAACGAAAATAATCATGAAAAGCGATCGCAAAATACTTTATCTGCAATATACCAATCCTACTGCTTATCCTCCTTTAGAGCATAGTTCTCATATTTTGGCGCGTCATGATTGGCAGGTATTATTTTTAGGTATTGGCGCACAAGGAGAAGCAAATAATCTGCTTTTTGCGACTCATCCCAACATTAAGCTAAGACTAATATCTTCTTGTCCCCCAGGCTGGCAACAAAAATTACACTATATCCAATTTTGTCTTTGGGTATTGGCTTGGTGTATTTATTGGCGACCAAAAGTAATTTACGCTTCTGACTTATTTTCTTGTCCAATCGCTTTAACTGCCACTTTCATCCCTGGTATCGAAGTAATTTATCACGAACACGATACCAATGCAGGACAAGAAGATAGTCTATTTATGGATTTATGTTTCAAAGCTCGTAAATGGCTGACTAACCAGGCTAAAGCTTCTATTTTACCTAATAGGCAAAGATTAGAGTATTTTATCCGCGAAACAGCCGTTAAATCCCCAACCTTTTGTGTTTGGAATTGTCCGACTCAAGAAGAAGTTACCCCACCGCGGAGTTCGGCCTTATCTCCCGATGGCAAGCTTAAATTGCTGTATCATGGCTCGATCAACTCTTCTCGCTTACCTCTAAGTATTTTAGAGGCTATGGCAAGTTTAGGCGATCGGGTTGAGTTAGGAATTATTGGTTATGAAACTATTGGTAACGATAGTTATATTCAGCAGTTACGAGCTAAAGCCCAACAATTAGGAATTATCGAACGAGTAGAATTTCTAGGGGCGATGCCTCGTCAAGAAGTATTAAAGCGATCGCAACAATACGATCTGGGTTTAGCATTTATGCCTAACAATAGCGATGATGTTAACTTGCAGCACATGATTGGTGCTTCCAATAAAGTTTTTGACTATCTTAGCTGTGGTTTGGCTTTGCTAGTATCGGATTTAGCAGACTGGCATAGTGCATATGTCAATCCTGGTTATGGTTTGGCTTGCGATCCCGATGATGTAGATAGTATTGCTGCTGCTTTAAGTTGGTATCTTGAACATCCGACTCAGATGCGGGAGATGGGCGAGTTGGGCAGACAACGAATTGCTCAAGAATGGAACTACGAAAAGCAATTTGAACCAGTATTAGAGCTAATGAGTAGCTACTGA
- a CDS encoding glycosyltransferase family 4 protein has protein sequence MPRLAYFVSHPIQYQAPLLRLLAAEPDIELKVFFYSDFSVQAYYDPQFGQAIKWDVPLLAGYDHQFLECWGSKQRQNLIRQPIARNICQELKQGQFDAVWIHGWHWLCSLQALLAAEHLNIPILLRGESNGLRKPSQSLKHSLKDWAKNRFLEWLFAKISGFLCVGSFNRQFYQDHGINESRLFSVPYAVDNSFFQEQAQLASYSQKELRQSLNLQPNRPIILFAAKLIEKKRPQDLLAAYRLLSVDGNREPEPYLLFVGDGNLRSHLEAEVKTTGWESIRFLGFRNQSEMPKFYNLCDVFVLPSDFEPWGLAINEVMNAGKAVVVSDRVGCAPDLIKDGGNGRIFPTGDITALAEAMQWAIANRDSAGEIALKRIQNWSFKQDIQGVKQALERLKTGVA, from the coding sequence ATGCCACGTTTAGCTTATTTTGTTTCTCATCCGATTCAGTATCAAGCTCCCCTATTGCGTCTTTTGGCCGCAGAGCCAGATATCGAGCTTAAAGTCTTTTTCTATAGCGATTTTTCGGTGCAAGCCTATTACGATCCTCAATTTGGTCAAGCAATTAAATGGGATGTACCACTTTTAGCAGGCTATGACCATCAATTTTTAGAATGCTGGGGTAGCAAGCAACGACAAAACCTGATACGGCAACCTATTGCTCGCAATATTTGTCAAGAACTAAAACAAGGACAGTTTGATGCCGTTTGGATACATGGCTGGCATTGGCTGTGTAGCCTGCAAGCATTATTGGCAGCCGAACATTTAAATATCCCGATTTTACTGCGGGGTGAATCAAATGGTTTGAGAAAACCAAGCCAATCTTTAAAACATTCTTTAAAAGATTGGGCAAAAAATCGGTTTCTTGAGTGGTTATTTGCCAAAATATCCGGCTTTCTTTGTGTTGGTAGCTTTAATCGCCAATTTTATCAAGATCATGGCATTAATGAGTCTCGTTTGTTTTCTGTTCCCTATGCTGTAGATAATAGCTTCTTCCAAGAACAAGCCCAATTAGCTAGCTACAGCCAGAAAGAATTACGCCAATCTTTAAATCTACAGCCTAATAGACCAATTATCTTGTTTGCAGCCAAGCTAATTGAGAAAAAACGCCCTCAAGATTTACTTGCAGCTTATCGTTTATTATCAGTGGACGGAAATAGAGAACCTGAGCCATACTTGCTATTTGTAGGAGATGGTAACTTGCGATCGCATTTAGAAGCGGAGGTGAAAACCACAGGCTGGGAATCAATTCGCTTTTTAGGCTTCCGTAATCAATCGGAGATGCCCAAATTTTACAATCTTTGCGATGTTTTTGTCTTACCTTCTGATTTTGAACCTTGGGGATTAGCAATTAACGAGGTCATGAATGCGGGTAAAGCAGTAGTAGTTAGCGATCGCGTTGGCTGCGCTCCAGACTTGATTAAAGATGGCGGTAACGGTCGAATTTTTCCCACAGGAGATATTACGGCTTTAGCTGAAGCTATGCAATGGGCGATCGCTAATCGTGATTCAGCGGGAGAAATAGCTTTAAAGCGCATTCAAAACTGGAGTTTTAAACAAGACATTCAGGGAGTCAAACAGGCTTTAGAACGATTAAAAACAGGGGTGGCTTAG
- a CDS encoding glycosyltransferase, which yields MQKILIVGKTVELGRTEEVYGRGFAAKECEVKHFSWNVAEPSLLSRSLLQRASWRLAWQLRAKTANQKLVETALQFQPDLTFVVSPLLMQPNTIKALKQHGKAFVFFTDNPLDNHHTHTNAWIQQGLELWDAVFIWSQELVTQISDRGIKNVYYHPFCSDTKHHYPQKQSNPDYDVAFIGNWDDSCKRERYLKAISDCRLGIWGSDYWQTRCQETLIKKSHQGMCSYTEIPQVLGSAKIGLNILRPQNEMGHNIRTFEIPAAKTLMLSERNQELLDLFEEDQEAVYFSSPEELNRKVTYLLNNDRLIESIAEAGYQKALQHTSARRIQELKNVYETLDNSQILIGQ from the coding sequence ATGCAGAAAATTCTGATTGTCGGCAAAACGGTAGAACTTGGTCGAACCGAAGAAGTCTATGGACGAGGATTTGCAGCGAAGGAATGTGAAGTTAAACACTTTAGTTGGAATGTAGCCGAACCAAGTCTATTATCCCGTTCTTTATTACAAAGAGCCTCTTGGCGATTAGCATGGCAATTACGAGCTAAAACAGCCAATCAAAAATTAGTTGAAACGGCATTACAATTTCAACCAGATCTAACTTTTGTTGTCTCTCCTTTGTTAATGCAGCCTAATACCATCAAAGCTTTGAAGCAACATGGTAAGGCTTTTGTCTTCTTTACCGATAATCCCTTAGACAACCATCACACCCATACCAATGCTTGGATACAGCAAGGATTAGAGCTATGGGATGCGGTGTTTATTTGGAGTCAAGAGCTTGTCACGCAAATTAGCGATCGCGGTATTAAAAACGTCTATTATCATCCTTTTTGCAGCGATACTAAACACCACTATCCTCAAAAACAAAGCAATCCAGATTACGATGTCGCTTTTATTGGTAACTGGGACGATAGCTGCAAACGCGAACGCTATCTTAAAGCTATTTCTGACTGTCGTTTGGGAATCTGGGGATCTGACTACTGGCAAACTCGCTGTCAAGAAACTTTAATTAAAAAATCTCATCAGGGAATGTGTTCCTATACTGAAATACCCCAAGTATTAGGCTCGGCAAAAATAGGACTAAATATTCTTCGTCCTCAAAATGAAATGGGTCACAATATTAGAACTTTTGAGATTCCCGCAGCCAAAACTTTGATGTTAAGCGAGCGCAATCAAGAGTTATTAGATCTATTTGAAGAAGATCAAGAAGCAGTTTATTTTTCTAGTCCAGAAGAATTAAACCGAAAAGTAACTTATCTGTTAAACAACGATCGGTTAATTGAATCTATAGCAGAAGCTGGCTATCAAAAAGCATTGCAGCACACAAGCGCTCGCAGAATTCAAGAGCTTAAAAATGTCTATGAAACGCTCGATAATTCTCAAATATTAATCGGACAGTAA
- a CDS encoding class I SAM-dependent methyltransferase, translating to MANLTHNNISQKWIEGLRNGGYDHHCNSIQELKKIKKINRVWRKIIKTTKIKPSDTLFELGCGGGKHLALLSLQGFKVQGIDVSPEVVVRCQNYLQEIEKTACLSLPAMVEEADIFDYQSADKYDLTYHFGVVEHFLEKSDRQQIWDKMYDLTKPGGYVVSVVPNGSHFWRDRIRKYNLCGYNIPEIDYDLNLHKQELLDVGLEDVIGIPWNYFGFAKGMTQGKLAKMIAKTIHLASNVLIPYFPISSTIKQKFAHSLVVLARKPI from the coding sequence ATGGCTAACTTAACACATAATAATATCTCTCAAAAGTGGATTGAAGGACTACGAAATGGTGGTTACGATCATCACTGTAATTCTATTCAAGAACTAAAAAAAATCAAAAAAATAAATCGTGTTTGGCGCAAAATTATCAAAACAACTAAAATCAAGCCATCCGATACTCTATTTGAATTAGGATGTGGCGGTGGTAAACATTTGGCATTATTAAGTCTTCAAGGTTTTAAAGTCCAAGGAATTGATGTCTCACCAGAAGTTGTTGTTAGATGTCAAAATTATCTTCAAGAAATTGAAAAAACAGCTTGTTTATCATTACCTGCAATGGTAGAAGAAGCTGACATTTTTGATTACCAATCAGCAGACAAATACGATTTAACCTACCATTTTGGCGTAGTAGAACATTTCTTAGAAAAATCGGATCGCCAGCAAATTTGGGATAAAATGTATGACTTAACTAAACCAGGAGGATATGTTGTCTCAGTTGTGCCTAATGGTTCTCATTTTTGGCGAGATCGCATTCGCAAATATAATCTTTGTGGTTACAATATTCCAGAAATTGATTACGACCTTAACCTTCACAAGCAAGAACTTTTAGATGTTGGTCTGGAGGATGTCATTGGTATTCCTTGGAATTATTTTGGTTTTGCTAAAGGAATGACTCAAGGAAAGTTGGCAAAAATGATTGCTAAAACTATTCATTTAGCTAGTAATGTATTGATTCCTTATTTTCCAATATCTTCAACAATCAAACAAAAGTTTGCCCATAGTTTAGTTGTTTTAGCCAGAAAGCCAATTTAA
- a CDS encoding glycosyltransferase family 4 protein — MKVAISVLGRFHAFNLAQQVQKRNCLHQLISSYPTWEITKYGIAESSINSILHLEILARAWRKLPNCFKQQHNLQLWFAETFDRCVTKKLLCDLDVFVGWSGSSLCSLRQAKEMGAMTVVERGSSHIEYQTQILQEEYDRWGLKFNATHPGICDRELQEYQEADRIAIPSLFAKRTFIAQGIPENKLIHVPYGTSLTEFYPVPKEDNIFRVMHCGSINLRKGVLYLIQAFHELNLPDAELWLVGSVAPEIEPFLAKYQSDRIIFKGTHPQNQLRWFYAQCSVFCLASIEEGLAMVQSQAMACGLPIIHTTNTGGEDIVRDGIDGFCIPIRNVEALKEKIMFFYEHPDRRNEMGNNALEQVKTSYSWDQYGEEIIQAYAQISSLQ; from the coding sequence ATGAAAGTCGCCATATCAGTTTTAGGTCGTTTCCATGCTTTTAATTTGGCACAGCAGGTACAAAAAAGAAACTGTTTGCATCAATTAATTTCTAGTTACCCAACCTGGGAAATTACTAAATATGGTATTGCTGAGAGTTCGATTAATTCAATATTACACCTAGAAATATTGGCTCGTGCTTGGCGAAAATTACCTAATTGTTTTAAACAGCAACACAATCTGCAACTATGGTTTGCCGAAACTTTTGATCGCTGTGTGACCAAAAAACTACTGTGCGACTTGGATGTATTTGTAGGTTGGTCTGGATCTAGCTTATGCTCTTTGCGCCAAGCCAAGGAAATGGGGGCAATGACGGTAGTTGAGCGGGGTAGTAGCCATATAGAATATCAAACCCAAATCCTGCAAGAAGAATACGATCGCTGGGGACTTAAATTTAATGCGACTCACCCAGGAATTTGCGATCGCGAATTACAAGAGTATCAAGAAGCAGATCGCATTGCCATTCCCAGCCTATTTGCCAAACGCACTTTTATCGCCCAAGGTATTCCTGAAAATAAACTAATTCATGTTCCTTATGGTACATCCTTGACCGAGTTTTATCCTGTACCCAAAGAAGATAATATTTTTCGAGTTATGCACTGTGGCAGTATTAATCTCCGCAAAGGCGTGCTGTATTTAATTCAAGCTTTTCATGAATTGAATTTACCCGATGCCGAGTTATGGTTAGTCGGTTCAGTTGCTCCTGAAATTGAACCTTTTTTAGCTAAATATCAAAGCGATCGTATTATCTTTAAAGGCACACATCCCCAGAATCAACTGCGCTGGTTTTATGCTCAATGTTCTGTATTTTGTTTGGCTTCAATTGAAGAAGGACTGGCAATGGTTCAGTCTCAAGCAATGGCTTGTGGTCTACCTATAATTCATACTACCAATACTGGCGGAGAAGATATTGTTAGGGATGGAATTGATGGTTTTTGTATCCCCATTAGAAATGTAGAAGCACTCAAAGAAAAAATCATGTTCTTCTACGAACATCCCGACAGACGAAATGAGATGGGAAATAATGCTTTAGAGCAAGTAAAAACATCTTATTCTTGGGATCAATATGGCGAGGAAATTATCCAAGCGTACGCTCAAATATCCTCATTACAATAA
- a CDS encoding glycosyltransferase → MKINQNSIHLWLPNIFEFKGGIQVYSAFFLEALQKIYPRLDYDVFLKHDRHTVADVAFLPKTRFHFSGKWSSRLRTSMFASQIFGYGLWQRPNVIICTHLNFTVAAYWLKRLTGIPYWAVAHGVDAWKIDNPTLQTALKFADRILAVSNYTRDRLIREQNLDPSRISLLPNTFDASRFKIAAKPQHLLERYQLTPEQPVILTVARLDSTERYKGYDQILKALPSIRQTIPNVHYIIVGKGSDRPRIEKLIAELDLQDWVTLTGFIPDTELNDHYNLCDVFAMPSKGEGFGIVYLEALACGKPTLGGDRDGAIDALCQGELGVLVNPDDLGAIAQNLMQMLQGTHPHPLIYQPEVLRQKVIDTFGFAQFQKTLKKLMKDYLNEVN, encoded by the coding sequence ATGAAAATTAATCAAAATAGTATACATTTATGGTTACCCAATATTTTCGAGTTTAAAGGTGGCATTCAAGTCTACTCGGCTTTCTTCCTAGAAGCATTACAAAAGATATATCCCAGATTAGACTATGATGTCTTTCTCAAACACGATCGCCATACTGTAGCAGATGTTGCTTTTCTCCCAAAAACTCGATTTCATTTCAGCGGTAAGTGGTCTTCTCGTTTACGCACTTCCATGTTTGCTAGTCAGATTTTCGGATATGGTCTTTGGCAACGTCCTAATGTTATTATTTGCACCCATCTTAATTTTACTGTTGCTGCCTATTGGCTAAAACGCTTAACTGGCATACCTTACTGGGCTGTGGCTCATGGTGTTGATGCTTGGAAAATTGATAATCCGACTTTGCAAACTGCCTTGAAATTTGCCGATCGCATTTTAGCAGTCAGTAACTATACAAGAGATCGCTTAATCCGAGAACAAAATCTCGATCCTAGTCGCATCTCTTTACTTCCCAATACTTTTGATGCTAGTCGCTTTAAAATTGCTGCAAAACCCCAGCACCTATTAGAGCGTTATCAATTAACTCCAGAACAGCCTGTCATTTTAACTGTAGCAAGGTTAGACAGTACCGAACGCTACAAAGGCTACGACCAAATACTCAAAGCGTTACCAAGTATTCGTCAGACTATCCCTAATGTTCATTACATTATCGTAGGGAAAGGAAGCGATCGCCCTCGCATTGAAAAGCTAATTGCCGAGTTGGATTTACAAGACTGGGTTACTTTGACTGGCTTTATTCCTGATACAGAATTAAACGACCACTATAACCTCTGTGATGTATTTGCGATGCCGAGTAAAGGCGAAGGTTTTGGCATCGTCTATTTAGAAGCTTTAGCTTGCGGTAAACCAACCCTAGGAGGCGATCGCGATGGGGCAATTGATGCTTTATGTCAGGGTGAATTAGGGGTTTTAGTCAATCCAGATGATCTAGGTGCAATCGCGCAAAACTTAATGCAAATGCTGCAAGGTACTCATCCTCATCCTTTAATTTATCAGCCAGAGGTTTTAAGACAAAAAGTTATTGATACTTTTGGATTCGCCCAATTCCAAAAAACACTGAAGAAACTGATGAAAGATTATCTCAACGAGGTTAACTAA
- a CDS encoding glycosyltransferase has product MKVLHVIPSIAPSRGGPSQAVLGMVKALRMQGIDAEIVTTNDNGNELLDVPLGDRIIYQDVPIWFLPRFALPLKEFIFSAGLTKWLWRNISNYDLVHIHYLFSYASTCAGIFARLNKIPYVVRTIGQLTPWALAQSRLKKQIYTSLIERHNLNSAAAIHSTALGEAEDVRNFGIKTPTITLPLGVEQPAILPAAKTEIRSQYNIPANQPIILFLSRLHYKKRPDLLIESLAELNKLGQEFHLIMAGSGEDDYVNQLHNLVKNRGLTECTSWLGFVSGRDKDLLLQGADIFALPSFSENFGIVVAEAAIASLPIIITPGVQIAADIAAANAGLVVEGKEELMQALDRLINSPELRSQMGKNAQKLASKRYSWSAIATQLIQYYFAIIQRKSLNQDVNLAAKLLTD; this is encoded by the coding sequence ATGAAAGTACTGCACGTTATACCTTCTATTGCACCTTCTAGAGGAGGTCCTAGTCAAGCAGTGTTGGGCATGGTTAAGGCACTAAGAATGCAGGGAATTGATGCCGAAATAGTGACTACAAATGACAACGGTAATGAACTTTTAGACGTACCTTTGGGCGATCGCATTATTTATCAGGATGTTCCGATCTGGTTTTTGCCGCGTTTTGCTTTACCGCTGAAAGAGTTCATTTTTTCGGCTGGATTAACTAAGTGGTTGTGGCGAAATATTAGCAATTACGATTTAGTACACATTCACTATCTTTTTTCCTATGCTTCTACCTGTGCGGGAATATTTGCCAGACTCAATAAAATCCCCTATGTAGTTAGAACTATTGGTCAACTTACACCTTGGGCATTAGCTCAAAGTCGCCTCAAAAAACAAATCTACACCTCATTAATTGAACGGCATAATTTAAATAGTGCAGCAGCAATACACTCTACAGCATTGGGTGAAGCTGAAGATGTGCGTAATTTTGGCATCAAAACTCCGACTATTACTCTTCCTTTGGGCGTAGAACAACCAGCAATATTGCCAGCAGCTAAAACAGAAATTCGTAGTCAATACAATATCCCTGCTAACCAACCAATCATTTTATTTTTATCCCGTCTGCACTATAAAAAACGTCCCGATTTATTAATCGAATCTTTAGCAGAATTAAACAAACTGGGGCAAGAATTTCATTTAATTATGGCTGGATCTGGGGAAGATGATTATGTCAACCAGCTTCACAACTTAGTTAAAAATCGTGGTTTGACTGAATGTACTTCTTGGCTGGGTTTTGTATCAGGCAGAGATAAAGATTTGCTTCTACAGGGCGCAGACATTTTTGCCTTGCCATCTTTTTCGGAAAACTTTGGCATTGTAGTTGCTGAAGCTGCGATCGCTTCTTTGCCAATTATCATTACTCCAGGAGTGCAAATCGCTGCCGACATAGCCGCTGCCAATGCTGGATTAGTAGTCGAAGGAAAAGAAGAGTTGATGCAAGCACTAGATCGATTAATAAATTCACCCGAATTGCGCTCGCAAATGGGCAAAAATGCTCAAAAGTTAGCCAGTAAAAGGTATTCTTGGTCAGCGATCGCAACTCAACTAATTCAGTATTATTTCGCTATTATTCAACGCAAGTCTCTCAACCAAGATGTAAATTTAGCAGCAAAACTTTTGACAGATTGA
- a CDS encoding GDP-mannose 4,6-dehydratase codes for MKVALICGVSGQDGAYLAKLLLEKGYLVCGTSRDAQISSFRNLLRLGIREQIKYESLVPTDFRSVLQVISKIQPDEIYNLAGQTSVGLSFDQPVETLESIATGNLNFLEAIRFIGAPIKFYNAGSSESFGDIGDCPADENTPFRPRSPYAVAKSTAFWQVANYREAYSLFACSGILFNHESPLRPQRFVTQKIIDAVCRIAKGSLEQLHLGNISVKRDWGWAPEYVEAMYLMMQHEQPDDYVVATGQSYSLEEFVAEAFKYVGLDWKDRVTTDASLLRPTDLAISKSNPAKAKEKLGWSAKYKMPDVVKMMVDAYY; via the coding sequence ATGAAAGTAGCGCTTATTTGCGGTGTATCGGGTCAAGATGGGGCTTATTTAGCTAAGTTGCTGCTGGAAAAGGGTTATCTAGTTTGTGGTACTTCCAGAGATGCTCAAATATCTTCCTTTCGTAATTTACTCCGTTTGGGAATTCGCGAACAGATTAAATATGAGTCTTTAGTGCCGACAGACTTTCGCAGCGTTTTACAGGTAATTAGTAAAATTCAGCCTGACGAAATCTATAATCTGGCTGGACAAACCTCAGTTGGTCTATCATTCGATCAACCAGTAGAAACCCTAGAAAGCATTGCTACAGGAAATTTAAATTTCTTAGAAGCAATCCGCTTTATTGGTGCGCCAATTAAATTTTACAATGCAGGTTCGAGCGAATCTTTTGGTGATATTGGAGATTGCCCTGCGGATGAAAATACTCCTTTTCGCCCCAGAAGTCCTTATGCGGTGGCAAAATCTACTGCCTTCTGGCAGGTGGCAAATTATCGTGAAGCCTACAGTCTATTTGCTTGTTCTGGTATTTTATTTAACCATGAATCTCCTTTAAGACCGCAAAGATTTGTGACTCAAAAAATTATTGATGCTGTTTGTCGAATAGCCAAAGGTAGCCTAGAACAACTACATCTAGGCAACATTTCAGTCAAACGAGATTGGGGCTGGGCGCCAGAGTATGTCGAAGCAATGTATCTGATGATGCAGCACGAACAACCCGATGATTACGTGGTAGCTACGGGACAAAGTTATTCTCTAGAAGAATTTGTGGCTGAAGCTTTTAAATATGTCGGTTTAGATTGGAAAGACCGCGTCACTACCGATGCTAGTCTATTAAGACCTACTGATTTAGCGATCAGTAAAAGTAATCCTGCAAAAGCCAAAGAAAAACTTGGTTGGTCAGCCAAATATAAAATGCCCGATGTCGTCAAAATGATGGTCGATGCCTATTACTAA
- a CDS encoding YdcF family protein, whose translation MQLKYKGKMRFYLALASLTVVLLLIFSIPFKLAIARYQQPDPQAILTLGGGLNREVFTANFAQSYPTLPIWVSTGSDPEIARQIFQQIGIAGRQVYLDRQATDTVTNFTTLVASFKKRHFQHIYLITSDFHMPRAKAIAFVVLGSQGIFCTPVAMDTNQAAETKLKIIRDLGRSFVWLLTNHTGSSLNGR comes from the coding sequence ATGCAATTGAAATACAAAGGTAAGATGCGGTTTTATCTTGCCCTAGCCAGTCTAACCGTAGTTTTGCTGCTAATTTTTAGCATACCCTTCAAACTCGCGATCGCACGATATCAACAGCCCGATCCTCAAGCAATTTTAACTTTAGGCGGCGGTTTAAATCGAGAAGTATTTACTGCCAACTTTGCTCAGTCTTATCCTACCTTACCTATCTGGGTTTCTACTGGTAGCGATCCTGAAATAGCCCGTCAAATATTTCAACAAATCGGTATTGCTGGAAGACAAGTTTACCTAGATCGTCAGGCGACAGATACGGTGACTAACTTCACTACCTTGGTTGCAAGCTTTAAAAAAAGGCACTTTCAACATATTTATTTAATCACCTCTGACTTTCATATGCCTAGAGCCAAAGCGATCGCTTTTGTGGTTTTGGGTAGTCAAGGAATTTTTTGTACTCCTGTGGCTATGGATACTAATCAAGCTGCTGAAACTAAACTCAAAATTATCCGCGATCTGGGGCGATCTTTTGTTTGGTTACTAACTAATCATACAGGGTCTAGTTTAAATGGCAGATAA
- a CDS encoding Uma2 family endonuclease encodes MEAIAIPKGFKVTLEQFEQLADAEQIARLELTQDRELIIISPTGGEAGRKNFNLYLDLGNWNRQTKLGEAFDSSTVFVLPNDARRSSDVSWIQLERWNTLTLAEKQGFPPITPDFVIELVSPSDLKNQRYQDLQAKMQEYLDNSVKLGWLIEPSAKTVEIYRLGQQVEIINNPST; translated from the coding sequence ATGGAAGCGATCGCTATTCCCAAAGGATTTAAAGTTACTCTCGAACAGTTTGAGCAGCTAGCTGATGCCGAACAAATTGCCAGATTAGAGTTAACTCAAGATAGAGAATTAATTATAATAAGTCCGACTGGAGGTGAAGCAGGCAGAAAAAATTTCAACTTATACTTGGATTTGGGAAATTGGAATCGTCAAACAAAACTTGGAGAAGCTTTTGATTCTTCTACCGTATTTGTATTGCCTAATGATGCCAGAAGAAGTTCAGATGTTAGCTGGATTCAATTAGAACGCTGGAATACTTTAACCCTTGCAGAAAAACAAGGTTTTCCTCCCATCACTCCAGATTTTGTAATTGAACTCGTTAGTCCAAGCGATCTTAAAAACCAAAGATATCAAGACTTACAGGCAAAGATGCAGGAGTATTTAGATAATAGCGTCAAGCTTGGTTGGTTAATTGAGCCGTCAGCAAAAACAGTTGAAATATATCGACTTGGGCAGCAAGTAGAGATAATCAATAATCCTTCAACTTGA